ccctgtttttttcccctgaattcaTGTGGGTTACTCGAAAtgtttttataattccattttatctatAATTCTTTTGAGCGTATCTCTTTGCCTAGCATTTTTAGTGGTTGTTGAAGatacaattttctttctatttagagaacttcctttggCCATTCTTTTAGGATAGGtttgctggtgacaaattctctttgttttccttcatgtgaggatgtttttatttccccttcattcctgaaagatattttcactcgATATAGGATTCTAGATATAGGGCTCTATatattgacagttttttcttttcagcacttaaaaatattatactatTTCTTTCTGGCcgccatggtttctgatgagaaatctactgtCATTGAGTTGTTCTTTCCCATGGGTAATgtattgtttctttcttgttgctttcaaaatttttcttgtctttaattACCAGAAGTTTGAATATGATGTTTCTTGGTGTGCACCTCtttggatttttcttatttggaatTGTCTCTGTTTCTTGAATCTGTGTGTTACATTGTTTGACAAATTTGAGCAGTTTTCAGCCTTGTTTCTCCAAGTCCTTTTTCAACCTcactctgtttcttctctttttcagacTCCagtggcatgaatgttagctcttTTGTTGTAGTTCCACAGGTCCATGAGGCTGTATCTGTTGTTTTtagtctactttcttttttttgttcagtCTGGGTactttctattgttctatcttccagttcattgatttttccctCTACCCCCCTCATTCTGCTTTTGAGAGCTCAtccattgactttttaaaaaatctcattattgtatttttcagctgcAAAATTTCCATTTCGttcttctttatgtcttctatttTTGGGGTGaaaatttctatctttaaaatttatttcaagcaCATTTGTTATTGCTCATTGGAGCATTTTTAAGAGGGCGCTTTAAACTGTCATATTATTCTAATATCTGTCATTTTGATTTTGGTGATTgattgatagtttttttttcattcaagttGAAGTTTCCTTGTTCTGGGTATGACAGGTTATTGTCCAGTGAAACCTGAACATTTTGGGTGTTATTTTATAAGAATAACTCTTATTTAAAGTTTGTGCTTTATCTGGTGTTCTTTGGCACTGCTCTGGCAGAATAAATGAGAGCTTCACCTTATTACCACGAGATGTGGGTTAAGGTTCCCAACTTGACCTGTCAACCACACCTTAGTAACATAATGTAATTTGAGACTTCATAAACTCTGGGAGGGTTGTATGTACTGCACTTTGAAGATTTTCGTGGAGGACAATACAGATATTTTGGAGTCCATATTATTATAATCATAATGAAAGAATAACCATAATGattgtattataattttctatttccaacAATACCCAATTGGCAGCCACCAGGGGTCCTAGAGGGACATTGATCTCTGGATGGCTTTGTTCTATCTTCTAATGAGGTCTGGTGTGTCTGGGGTCTGCCTACTGGTCCTAGTGGATCCTGATTGGTGTCAAGAGACAGTCCAATATGAAATATATGATGGGGAAAGTTAATTTCACTTTCATCTCTGCTCCCAATGACATCTGAATTCTCCCCAATCTGGAGAGGTAAGGGAGTGGTAATGCATTCTACTTGCCCTGCAATGCATGTCAGTAAAATACTGTGTCAAAGGGACCAGTTTGATTGAGGAGGCTATTGTCTCCGACCATGTCCTGAAGAATTTTCCCTGCTGGTGGTGTGGCTCATGCGGAAGTAGGCTGGGAGTCTGGGGACCCTGGGGCCTGCAAAGAGGGTATGAAAGCTTTTTGAGATTCCAAGTGAAATCACTCTCAGACACCAGTAGAACTTTGTGGGCAGTAtgtgctctcctttctttcccaggATTTCATCAGGCAAGATTGCCATGGAACCATAACTTCAGTTTATCTCAATTGTGTAAAGCTCTGCATTATTATGAAGAAGGATGCTTAGCAGCCACGGTGCACATGTTGAACTTTTTTCTGGGACCAATCAGGGTCATCTCAAATgcaagcatttctttctttcctttttttttgttttacatttgtaaCTGCCTAGACCAGCATCTTGGTTCGTTGgaagagtgaaaaagaagaggaCAGAGCTCTGGTTGCTGCATCTGGGTGAGTGCGTAGCCTTAGTGTGATTGGATATTTTTGCTATTAATTTATTGTAAACTGAAGAAGAGTCTGTTCCTCTTCAAGCTGGTGTCACATTCTAAAAGAGTGGGCGTTTGGCCAAATCAGACAGCAAATTCAGAGATCAGAGACAGAAACACTAGTTAACCAGAGTGACAAAGGCTCACATAAGATAAGTCTATGGATTTAAAGGGTGAAAGAGAATATTTAGTTTAGGTAGCAAATAAGAGAGAGagtgaattagaaaataattgcTGGAGCCAAGGCATGCAATCCCTCTTTCTATCCTCAGGCTGGTGTTCCTTATGTATAGGGACTGAAAGGGTCACAAGACAGAGATTCTCCCTTAGACGGACCACTTAGTACAGATTGGAAGCAAGATTCTCCTCTCCTGCTGACTGGTCTCAAGCTCAGTAGGAAAATGGCCTGGGCTGGGAGTCCTTCTGCTATTCTTCTAATCTAACTCACTTTAGAAGGCTGTCGCTGGAGCCACAGGAAATTCTCCCACAAGTGATTTTTTGACCTCAAATATAAATGACAAATCCTAAAGATATCACGTGGGAATATTTTTTGTGAGACGATAGGCTCCATGACCATAAGTTGTTTTTTAAGGCTACAGTCGTCCCTTTGCAATATGCACCTTGTGATGTATGATTCAAGTGGTATCTTACCGGAAATATGTTGCATGATCAGATTATAAATAGAAGAAGGAATTTTTTCTCTGCTTGGCAATAGACTACATAGGAAAATGACTAACACtgttaaaattatattatcttttatGAAAACTTGGAGTCATATGCACCGTTCTTATTTATCTAGGATTTGAGGCTACATTTAACATAAAcatattcaaagataaaaatcacttatttttacTTAATCCTGGGCAAAAACtacacataaaatataatatttaaaataataaactaatgTAGTCACCATGCCTACACTATTTTATAGGTTTAATAAAATaagagtttttcatttttcagtcatGAGATTCTGCAAAATAGCTCAAAGAGAGTTgattgaagaaatggaaaagtcaatGATGGGAGATGCAAGAAACAGGACAGCAGTCCAAGAATTCACCCTGGAGGGCTTTCCATCTGTCCAGCCCCTTGGGAAGGTTCTCTTCCTGGTGTATCTGCTGGCGTACCTGGCCTCCATCATGGGAAACACACTCATAATCACCATCACTTGGGCTGACCATCGCCTCCAGACAcctatgtatttcttcctcaGCAGTTTCTCCTTTTGTGAATGCTGTTTCATAACCACTGTTATTCCTAAGTTGCTGGCTATGTATCTGTCAAGGAGGAAATCAATTTCCTTTGCTGCCTGCTTCACACAagcctttgtctttcttttcgtGGGGGCAACCATTTTCTTCCTCATGGCTGTATTATCCCTGGATCGGTACCTGGCCATTTGCAAACCTCTGTATTACCCAACCGTCATGAACCCAAGGATGTGTTTCCTCCTGGTCATTATCTGCTTGGCTTTGGGATTCTTCCTCATGGTGGTTCCAGTTATTTTGCTTTCCCAGTCATCCTTCTGTGGCCCCCATGTCATCCCTCACTTCTTCTGTGATTTTGGGCCCTTAACTAAGCTCTCCTGTTCTGATACCAGATCTATTGAAATGTTAGCCTTTGCCATGGATTCATTTGTCCTTTTGACATCACTTATCATAACCATCATTGCATACAGCAACATAGTATTCACAATCGTGTGTCTCCCATCAGCCAAAGAGCGACAGAAAGCTTTCTTCACCTGTTCATCTCACCTCATTGTCCTCTCTCTGATGTACAGCAGCTGTGTTCTGATATATATGAAACCAAAGCAAACAACCTCGCTGGATTCCAACAGAGAGGCTGCACTTGTGAACACAGTGGTGACCCCGCTGCTGAACCCTGTCGTCTATACTCTGCGGAACAAGCAGGTTCACCAGGCTCTGAGGGATGCTTTGTCCAGGATTAGATTGCAGAGATAGAACACAGACTCTCAGAAGGAGAATGCGTCTTCTTCATATGAAGCAATCTCCCTCCTATTTATGGAATCCCCTATATGGACTTACAAATGTGGTTTTAAAGATTCTGcttgtttattcttcaaataGGGGCTAATTTATCTTACAATCCAATATAGTCCACTATTTGAAAGCTCTAATATTCTTCTTTAGATTGAGATGCAAATGTCTTCCTGGATGTTCTATTCACTGGTTTAGATCAATAGCATTCAACACGTTTAATGAAGAACCTCATGTACACGAATTTGTTTGACGCATGTGGAATCTCAAAGTTGAGAAGTTGTGGTTTCAAGTATCTACTTGTGGTAAGTGCAAGAGGATGGGGGATGAAATTCACAAGTATTAGGAATGTCAAATTGGTTCAAGGATAGATGTAACATGGTTGGTACACTGAGTTTTGGAGCGCACATATATACATAACTGTCATGATGTTAATAAAATTACTTACAGTGACTCAATACAATTGTTTACAATGACTATTCTGTATATAATTGAATATAAATCTTTAAATCTAGTTCCCACTATGATGAAAACATGTAAATGTCTGTAGTTTAAATTGAATGTTCCCATTGGTTTTACTGGTATACAGGTTGATTTCTGTACCGAAGACCTAAAAGCAAAGTACCTAAGGTAGAGAAGCATTATAAGTTCTGGAAGAAGGAATTGAATAGTTAAGATTGTTTCCAtagtacaaaaaaaaatttaaaggaattccAGGGGGAATCTAATCATGGTGAAAAGAAGTCTGAGTGTGAATGTACAGTTTCCAATGAGTGTGTAATCAACTGTCTCCATTTGTGGAATGAGAGGTTTGATGCGCTAATCTCTGGGTGTCCATTGTTGATACTAATGACACTATTGCTACCTCATATGACACATGAGGCCCACTTTAGTGGAACTACAATTTGTCTGGCAAGGAGAAGATGATGGGatgttttaatggaaaaattacaACTGTAACCTAGTT
The DNA window shown above is from Equus quagga isolate Etosha38 chromosome 2, UCLA_HA_Equagga_1.0, whole genome shotgun sequence and carries:
- the LOC124233674 gene encoding olfactory receptor 2AP1-like produces the protein MEKSMMGDARNRTAVQEFTLEGFPSVQPLGKVLFLVYLLAYLASIMGNTLIITITWADHRLQTPMYFFLSSFSFCECCFITTVIPKLLAMYLSRRKSISFAACFTQAFVFLFVGATIFFLMAVLSLDRYLAICKPLYYPTVMNPRMCFLLVIICLALGFFLMVVPVILLSQSSFCGPHVIPHFFCDFGPLTKLSCSDTRSIEMLAFAMDSFVLLTSLIITIIAYSNIVFTIVCLPSAKERQKAFFTCSSHLIVLSLMYSSCVLIYMKPKQTTSLDSNREAALVNTVVTPLLNPVVYTLRNKQVHQALRDALSRIRLQR